The following coding sequences are from one Musa acuminata AAA Group cultivar baxijiao chromosome BXJ2-4, Cavendish_Baxijiao_AAA, whole genome shotgun sequence window:
- the LOC103983067 gene encoding vacuolar protein sorting-associated protein 32 homolog 2 isoform X2, whose amino-acid sequence MFSKLFRVCRDDSHSSSSEKLKQTLKILEEKEAVLQKKISQEVDRAKGFTRANNKQAKNMVHQHAKVSYNTSKIHAEPTSAIECLKRKKYYEGKMDQVGTFQLHIRNQEKKLQQDCHPT is encoded by the exons ATGTTCTCCAAGCTCTTCCGCGTGTGCAGGGACGACTCCCACAGTTCTTCCTCCGAGAAGCTGAAGCag ACTCTAAAAATACTTGAGGAGAAGGAAGCTGTCTTGCAAAAGAAGATTTCTCAAGAGGTTGACAGAGCAAAGGGATTCACAAGGGCAAATAATAAACAAG CTAAAAACATGGTACATCAGCATGCCAAGGTGTCTTACAACACTTCTAAGATTCATGCTGAACCAACATCAG CAATAGAGTGCctgaagaggaagaagtattATGAAGGTAAAATGGATCAGGTTGGAACTTTCCAATTGCACATACGCAATCAG GAGAAAAAGCTACAACAAGACTGTCATCCAACATAA
- the LOC103983067 gene encoding vacuolar protein sorting-associated protein 32 homolog 2 isoform X6 yields the protein MFSKLFRVCRDDSHSSSSEKLKQTLKILEEKEAVLQKKISQEVDRAKGFTRANNKQAIECLKRKKYYEGKMDQVGTFQLHIRNQEKKLQQDCHPT from the exons ATGTTCTCCAAGCTCTTCCGCGTGTGCAGGGACGACTCCCACAGTTCTTCCTCCGAGAAGCTGAAGCag ACTCTAAAAATACTTGAGGAGAAGGAAGCTGTCTTGCAAAAGAAGATTTCTCAAGAGGTTGACAGAGCAAAGGGATTCACAAGGGCAAATAATAAACAAG CAATAGAGTGCctgaagaggaagaagtattATGAAGGTAAAATGGATCAGGTTGGAACTTTCCAATTGCACATACGCAATCAG GAGAAAAAGCTACAACAAGACTGTCATCCAACATAA
- the LOC103983067 gene encoding vacuolar protein sorting-associated protein 32 homolog 2 isoform X5, with the protein MFSKLFRVCRDDSHSSSSEKLKQTLKILEEKEAVLQKKISQEVDRAKGFTRANNKQAAIECLKRKKYYEGKMDQVGTFQLHIRNQEKKLQQDCHPT; encoded by the exons ATGTTCTCCAAGCTCTTCCGCGTGTGCAGGGACGACTCCCACAGTTCTTCCTCCGAGAAGCTGAAGCag ACTCTAAAAATACTTGAGGAGAAGGAAGCTGTCTTGCAAAAGAAGATTTCTCAAGAGGTTGACAGAGCAAAGGGATTCACAAGGGCAAATAATAAACAAG CAGCAATAGAGTGCctgaagaggaagaagtattATGAAGGTAAAATGGATCAGGTTGGAACTTTCCAATTGCACATACGCAATCAG GAGAAAAAGCTACAACAAGACTGTCATCCAACATAA
- the LOC103983067 gene encoding vacuolar protein sorting-associated protein 32 homolog 2 isoform X4, with translation MFYDRKSALVEMQQEGTCWNLFEALLLVSATDIIIKTLKILEEKEAVLQKKISQEVDRAKGFTRANNKQAIECLKRKKYYEGKMDQVGTFQLHIRNQEKKLQQDCHPT, from the exons ATGTTCTATGACAGGAAGTCTGCTTTAGTAGAGATGCAACAGGAAGGCACATGCTGGAACCTGTTTGAAGCTCTTTTGTTGGTATCAGCTACAGATATTATCATCAAA ACTCTAAAAATACTTGAGGAGAAGGAAGCTGTCTTGCAAAAGAAGATTTCTCAAGAGGTTGACAGAGCAAAGGGATTCACAAGGGCAAATAATAAACAAG CAATAGAGTGCctgaagaggaagaagtattATGAAGGTAAAATGGATCAGGTTGGAACTTTCCAATTGCACATACGCAATCAG GAGAAAAAGCTACAACAAGACTGTCATCCAACATAA
- the LOC103983067 gene encoding vacuolar protein sorting-associated protein 32 homolog 2 isoform X1 has product MFYDRKSALVEMQQEGTCWNLFEALLLVSATDIIIKTLKILEEKEAVLQKKISQEVDRAKGFTRANNKQAKNMVHQHAKVSYNTSKIHAEPTSAIECLKRKKYYEGKMDQVGTFQLHIRNQEKKLQQDCHPT; this is encoded by the exons ATGTTCTATGACAGGAAGTCTGCTTTAGTAGAGATGCAACAGGAAGGCACATGCTGGAACCTGTTTGAAGCTCTTTTGTTGGTATCAGCTACAGATATTATCATCAAA ACTCTAAAAATACTTGAGGAGAAGGAAGCTGTCTTGCAAAAGAAGATTTCTCAAGAGGTTGACAGAGCAAAGGGATTCACAAGGGCAAATAATAAACAAG CTAAAAACATGGTACATCAGCATGCCAAGGTGTCTTACAACACTTCTAAGATTCATGCTGAACCAACATCAG CAATAGAGTGCctgaagaggaagaagtattATGAAGGTAAAATGGATCAGGTTGGAACTTTCCAATTGCACATACGCAATCAG GAGAAAAAGCTACAACAAGACTGTCATCCAACATAA
- the LOC103983067 gene encoding vacuolar protein sorting-associated protein 32 homolog 2 isoform X3, with the protein MFYDRKSALVEMQQEGTCWNLFEALLLVSATDIIIKTLKILEEKEAVLQKKISQEVDRAKGFTRANNKQAAIECLKRKKYYEGKMDQVGTFQLHIRNQEKKLQQDCHPT; encoded by the exons ATGTTCTATGACAGGAAGTCTGCTTTAGTAGAGATGCAACAGGAAGGCACATGCTGGAACCTGTTTGAAGCTCTTTTGTTGGTATCAGCTACAGATATTATCATCAAA ACTCTAAAAATACTTGAGGAGAAGGAAGCTGTCTTGCAAAAGAAGATTTCTCAAGAGGTTGACAGAGCAAAGGGATTCACAAGGGCAAATAATAAACAAG CAGCAATAGAGTGCctgaagaggaagaagtattATGAAGGTAAAATGGATCAGGTTGGAACTTTCCAATTGCACATACGCAATCAG GAGAAAAAGCTACAACAAGACTGTCATCCAACATAA